The window GGTAAAACGTTCATCCAATACCCCATGGTCGCCCTGCCACTCGGCCTCGATCACGACCTTGAAGCGTTTCATCACAGCGCCATTGCGTTTCTGAAACATCCCCCAGGCATCCAGTGTACCGCTGAAGTACTCTTCCATCGTCAGCTCTGGCTGCTGCCCCCGATACTGAGTCACATCGACCCCGGCACAGCCACTGAGCACGGACAGGCTCAACAATAGAACGGTCTTAGCATGCATGATTAACCTCCAGAGTCTCACGCCAGAGCAACAGCAAGCCGGCTGTGAACAACTTGATGACACAGGGTATCCCGGCATAAAAAAACGCCAGCGCCGTCAGTCCCGTTCTGGTGCCCGGTTCGTAGCCGAGCACAGCTAGCACTGGCAGTACCAGGCCAGCCGCCAGCGCCAGCACCAGCTTGCCGATCAGGCTCCAGATACCGAAATAGCTGGCGGTCCGGCCATGGTCACGGGGGGGAATGATATCGGCGGCTATCGCAGCGGGCAGTGCCAGGTCGGCGCCAAGGGCGGCGCCGGAGATGATGCAGATCAGCGCGTAGGCAACAAGATCGCCCGCTCCGAGCTGTGTTGCCCAGACAAAACCCGTCACGGCGATCAGGGATCCCAGCAGCCAACTCAGGGTTTTGCCCCAGCGCCGCGCCAGCCTCAACCAGAGCGGAAGGGAACAGGCGCCACTGAGAAAATACAGCGCCAGGAAAGCTCCGCTATAGGAATCCAGCACCAGGACGTCATCGATATAGAACAGAGAAAGAGTGGCGGCTATCGCAATCGCCAGACCGTTGAGCAGGAACAGTATCGCCAGCCTGCGAAAAGGCGCATAACGCAGGGGTTGCAGTATTCCCAGTGCCGGGGATTGTATCCGACTCGCGAGCGGCGCATGCCGCAAGAGTATCCAGACCGAGGCAATCAGCAGTGCCGCGAAGCAGAGACTGAACGGCAGCCAGGTCAGCCACATTGGTAACAGGCTGGCCAGGATGACGCCAAGCAGAGCGAAGCCTTCACGGAAGGCCACGAGACGCGTGCGTTCATGGCTATCCTCACTGGCCCTGGCACCCCAGGCGAGATAGGTGATATTCATGGCGCTGTGGGCGGTATAGACCAGGATCAGACTGACCGTGAACCAGGCCGCCAGTATGTGGGGATGCAGTGCCGGTGGGTTGAAAAGGGCCAGATAGGCCAGCCCAAGGACGCCTGCCGCGATGTAGATGAGCTGCTGCCAGCCCCCGGGTCGCTGCTGCATGAAGTCTGACAGGCGACCAAGCCAGGGGTCCTGCAGGGTATCGACCGCGCGCGAGCCCAGCAGCAGCACCCCGGTCAGGGCCAGGCCCAGGCCGAATTCCTCCCCGTAGAGTTTTGGAGTGTGTATATAAACCGGCAAGGCGGCCATCGCCAGGGGCGCGCCCAGCAATCCGTAGGCCAGTTGCTGGCGTATGTTCACGGCGCAAGCCCCAGCAACTGTTTTCGCAGGTCCGGCTCGCGGGTGCGAGGGTCGAGCCAGATATCGAAGAAGGCGCTTGCCAGGACCGGATCATCGAGACGTCCCAGTAGACTTTCTGTACTGTAAAAGACAGCCCCTTCTCCAGGGTGGTGCACACCCGTGATCTGATCCCCTTTGCCCACATCACGAAACACAGCACTGAGACGTTGGACCAGCTGCGCGCCAGCCCGTAGCGTGCCGTGCATGCGCTCAATCTCCTGCAGGGTGGTGCGGGCAAGACTTTCACGGCTGAAACTGAATTCGTAGCGGATGCGCAGGGCGTGCGGCCGTTCCGGTTGATAGACGCCATCCGGCGCGTAGAGGGTGGCCTGGTAGACCGTCATGCCGAGCCAGGTCAACTTGCCAGTACCCACCGGTTGGGCACCGGGGAGCTCCGCAAGCGGATCGAAACCGGCGTTTGCCGCGAATGCAGCCAACAGCAGCCAAAGACCCATCAGGGATCCCATCCCTACGCCTCCCGCACCAGCTGCAATTGCGCGACATCGATACGCCCCTCGTCAAAGCCTGCCTCGCAATAGGCAAGGTAGAAACGCCAGAGACGTATGAAGGCGGTATCGAATCCCAACTGGCGCACGGCCCCAAGACTTGCCTCGAAAGCACGCCGCCAACG of the Pseudomonadota bacterium genome contains:
- a CDS encoding MFS transporter, which encodes MNIRQQLAYGLLGAPLAMAALPVYIHTPKLYGEEFGLGLALTGVLLLGSRAVDTLQDPWLGRLSDFMQQRPGGWQQLIYIAAGVLGLAYLALFNPPALHPHILAAWFTVSLILVYTAHSAMNITYLAWGARASEDSHERTRLVAFREGFALLGVILASLLPMWLTWLPFSLCFAALLIASVWILLRHAPLASRIQSPALGILQPLRYAPFRRLAILFLLNGLAIAIAATLSLFYIDDVLVLDSYSGAFLALYFLSGACSLPLWLRLARRWGKTLSWLLGSLIAVTGFVWATQLGAGDLVAYALICIISGAALGADLALPAAIAADIIPPRDHGRTASYFGIWSLIGKLVLALAAGLVLPVLAVLGYEPGTRTGLTALAFFYAGIPCVIKLFTAGLLLLWRETLEVNHAC
- a CDS encoding chalcone isomerase family protein, translated to MGSLMGLWLLLAAFAANAGFDPLAELPGAQPVGTGKLTWLGMTVYQATLYAPDGVYQPERPHALRIRYEFSFSRESLARTTLQEIERMHGTLRAGAQLVQRLSAVFRDVGKGDQITGVHHPGEGAVFYSTESLLGRLDDPVLASAFFDIWLDPRTREPDLRKQLLGLAP